A portion of the Pseudoalteromonas luteoviolacea genome contains these proteins:
- a CDS encoding tRNA-uridine aminocarboxypropyltransferase translates to MKRSTCDICHFSIKTCVCSYVVSPKLNNKTRIIVLQHPSEVSVTKNTVRLLTLQLTSVEVYVGEKPSDFTVAQQIAKTHHCGLLYPDQNAIAVESMVSNSQTIDTLFVLDGTWKKANKIAMLNPWLNHLKKITFSALPENKYAIRKAEQSYSLSTLEACAYFLECYEKLSAEPLHHLLTGMIHEQTKFMPEDVKKRYFHEDD, encoded by the coding sequence TCACTTTTCGATTAAAACATGTGTTTGTAGCTACGTGGTAAGTCCAAAGCTGAATAACAAAACTAGGATTATTGTATTACAACATCCCAGCGAAGTATCCGTAACTAAAAACACCGTTCGATTGCTAACATTGCAACTTACTTCTGTTGAAGTATACGTAGGCGAAAAACCATCAGATTTCACAGTTGCTCAACAAATTGCGAAAACACATCACTGTGGGCTTCTATACCCAGACCAGAATGCCATTGCGGTAGAGTCTATGGTGTCAAATTCACAAACAATAGATACTCTCTTTGTGCTAGATGGTACATGGAAAAAAGCGAACAAAATTGCAATGCTCAACCCATGGTTAAATCACCTTAAAAAAATTACCTTTTCAGCGCTACCAGAAAATAAATATGCGATAAGAAAAGCTGAACAATCATATAGTTTATCAACTTTAGAAGCGTGCGCCTATTTCTTAGAGTGTTACGAGAAATTAAGTGCAGAGCCGTTACACCATTTGCTCACGGGTATGATACACGAACAAACAAAGTTTATGCCTGAGGATGTTAAAAAGCGATACTTCCATGAAGATGACTAG
- a CDS encoding CLCA_X family protein, whose translation MKMTRLHRHFKRNGPDYRFGDQVCFDELKTTFGFKTIIVGNWVTKQEQLVAANLIYDSLADLTQILSLPPKAIGLRGTLNLAFGSGGQKGVQAHYAPAKRTLALAKNAGGGALAHEWWHAFDHYISKHLFNHSKANDFASSLWLTSTPDVSHPLNQLLNEIYKVILLTQDGTKPSPFFQRAISLDKQAQRLYYSLPQELTARAFECYIAHHHHIQNEFLVSDVIQSDLESIGGFPLTEEMIKIAHNIDYYFQNLGSALHSQSG comes from the coding sequence ATGAAGATGACTAGGCTTCATCGACACTTTAAACGCAATGGTCCTGATTACCGATTTGGTGATCAGGTTTGTTTTGATGAATTAAAGACAACTTTTGGCTTTAAAACCATTATTGTTGGGAATTGGGTTACTAAGCAAGAACAGCTTGTTGCGGCTAATTTGATCTATGACTCACTCGCGGATCTGACTCAAATCTTATCATTGCCCCCGAAAGCCATCGGGTTAAGAGGGACATTAAATTTAGCATTTGGTAGTGGTGGTCAAAAAGGTGTCCAGGCACATTATGCGCCTGCAAAACGAACACTTGCGTTGGCCAAAAATGCTGGTGGCGGTGCGCTTGCCCACGAATGGTGGCATGCATTTGATCACTATATATCTAAACACTTGTTTAATCACAGTAAGGCAAATGACTTCGCATCTTCATTATGGCTCACATCCACACCAGATGTATCACATCCACTAAACCAGTTACTCAACGAAATATATAAAGTAATCTTACTAACACAAGATGGTACTAAACCAAGTCCTTTTTTTCAGCGCGCAATTTCGTTAGACAAACAAGCGCAGCGTTTATATTACAGCTTACCTCAAGAATTGACTGCACGCGCTTTTGAATGTTACATAGCTCATCACCATCATATTCAAAACGAGTTTCTCGTATCTGATGTTATTCAGTCGGATTTGGAGTCTATCGGCGGGTTTCCTCTTACAGAAGAAATGATCAAAATAGCCCATAATATTGACTATTATTTTCAAAATTTAGGCAGTGCTTTGCATAGCCAAAGCGGCTAA
- a CDS encoding ATP-binding protein, with protein MSFLRRFHNIVSQQNISTAEKIQLLLKFGLETFDLEVAIVSEVTGSTYTILYVESENAALTPQCQFDLDGTYCVHTLKADKALSFHHAGNSEISKHPCYTQFKLESYIGAPIRIAHRTFGTINFSAAKISRPFTAEHIDYVELFAQWLGFELARIESKVELENNYKTLKKVEQVAAIGSWRLNTSSQQVFWSDEAKKLHGIDLNTTPSLSEWVHFIDGESHQQKFLNTISNSIKMGTQWELEFPATTKDNRKIWLSCHGEIECQQDQCVDLIGSMQDITKSVQLRKNLKNQKLEAEKLLNERSLLLAKISHEMRTPLNGINGLLLNSMEENDQDKVTENLQLALRSTEILTSLINEILDFSKISQKGLSLSYHESDITRIMYDIAELSKQLASSKGIKFAYSIDLPQNCWVNCDPIRLNQIITNLISNAIKFTDTGVVELRVYSSYRQSDVDLYIEVNDTGIGMSPASIEHLFDPFKQGENEVGSHFGGTGLGMSIVKELIELMQGTISVDSALKKGSQFKVYIPLKSASEPNLQHVHTPNECDASKLTVLVVEDNEINQKVITAFLRKFNITPDLADNGQVAIQKCELNTYDLIFMDSIMPIMDGLTATSIILQRGLVPKYAQIIAMTASTDELSQKHFSAVGMHDILPKPIDFMSLGRIISNCLEATTKTGKH; from the coding sequence GTGAGCTTTCTAAGACGATTCCATAATATCGTGTCCCAGCAGAACATAAGTACAGCAGAGAAAATTCAATTATTACTTAAATTTGGACTTGAGACCTTTGACCTTGAAGTCGCCATCGTCAGTGAAGTCACTGGTTCCACATACACTATATTGTATGTAGAATCTGAAAACGCAGCGCTAACCCCACAGTGTCAGTTTGATCTCGATGGCACATACTGTGTTCACACGCTCAAAGCAGACAAGGCTTTATCATTTCACCATGCTGGTAACAGTGAGATCTCAAAACACCCTTGCTATACGCAATTTAAATTAGAGTCTTATATCGGTGCACCAATACGCATTGCTCACCGTACATTTGGCACAATCAATTTCTCCGCAGCTAAGATCAGTCGCCCATTTACAGCTGAACATATCGATTATGTTGAGTTATTTGCCCAATGGCTAGGCTTTGAACTTGCAAGAATAGAGTCAAAAGTAGAACTGGAGAATAACTACAAGACGCTAAAAAAGGTAGAACAAGTTGCCGCTATTGGAAGTTGGCGACTCAATACATCTAGTCAGCAAGTGTTTTGGAGTGATGAGGCTAAAAAGCTGCATGGCATTGATTTGAATACAACCCCTTCTCTTTCTGAGTGGGTTCATTTTATTGATGGTGAATCCCATCAACAAAAGTTCTTAAACACAATCTCTAACTCTATAAAAATGGGAACGCAGTGGGAATTAGAATTTCCTGCAACAACAAAAGACAACCGTAAAATTTGGCTTTCATGCCACGGTGAAATTGAATGCCAACAAGACCAATGCGTAGACCTCATTGGTTCGATGCAAGATATTACCAAAAGTGTTCAGCTTAGGAAAAATTTGAAAAATCAAAAGCTAGAAGCCGAAAAGCTGTTAAATGAACGAAGTTTACTGTTAGCTAAAATCAGTCATGAAATGAGAACCCCATTAAATGGAATTAATGGATTACTCTTAAACTCAATGGAAGAAAATGATCAAGATAAAGTAACCGAAAACTTACAATTGGCATTACGTAGCACGGAGATATTAACCAGTCTAATAAATGAAATTTTAGATTTTTCTAAAATTTCTCAAAAGGGCCTTTCTCTGTCCTACCATGAAAGTGATATCACTCGTATCATGTACGATATCGCTGAGCTATCAAAACAACTGGCCAGCAGCAAAGGCATTAAATTCGCTTATTCTATCGACTTACCACAAAATTGCTGGGTCAATTGCGATCCTATTAGGCTAAATCAAATCATAACCAATTTGATCAGCAATGCCATCAAGTTTACAGATACAGGTGTTGTTGAACTAAGAGTATATTCGAGCTATCGACAGTCTGATGTAGATTTGTACATAGAAGTAAACGATACCGGCATAGGCATGTCACCGGCTAGCATCGAGCATTTATTCGATCCATTTAAACAAGGTGAAAACGAAGTAGGTAGTCATTTTGGCGGTACAGGCCTTGGCATGTCTATTGTAAAAGAGCTCATTGAGCTTATGCAGGGTACCATTTCTGTAGATAGTGCTTTAAAAAAGGGTAGTCAGTTTAAAGTATATATCCCTTTAAAAAGTGCCAGTGAACCAAATCTTCAACACGTACACACACCCAATGAGTGTGACGCATCAAAGTTGACGGTTCTGGTTGTTGAAGATAATGAGATTAACCAAAAAGTCATCACCGCTTTTTTACGCAAGTTTAATATTACTCCTGACCTTGCTGACAACGGTCAAGTGGCGATTCAAAAATGCGAGCTGAACACTTACGACCTTATTTTCATGGATAGTATTATGCCAATTATGGATGGACTGACCGCGACGAGCATTATTTTACAAAGAGGCCTAGTACCAAAGTATGCGCAAATCATTGCCATGACCGCCAGTACAGATGAGCTCAGCCAGAAACATTTCTCTGCCGTAGGTATGCATGACATACTACCAAAACCGATAGATTTTATGAGTCTTGGCCGTATTATCTCCAATTGTTTAGAAGCAACCACAAAAACTGGTAAGCATTAA
- a CDS encoding EAL domain-containing protein, whose translation MWLYIKKLFLFFWLIVIGQYALASPSSSVEQFTDTSNQLTVDTVIDRNLSFESAHDGVKFVKGETLWVKVTNPVPVNDQLVVITSSIEGTLKLYQVFDGKVETYKLVSPELAHLAPNAHILPSVALSEDHRVYDVYIQIQAKYSGMLSLSVMPKEDYRKILNTRLFVVGMSSGIHYFITLFVFLMAVSQSRKGLAVLTAYFLCISIQSGVYSGANNLVFPNEIASYFALYQSQIYLLSLIFAVLFLNYFMVVKRTESKFPQLVSLSVWGLGALTILVAPLNAQHSLVFHLLGSIVCCVVYFVVLASQFKQHRSEVLAIVITWLPVFAFKVYVFVNQFGFYLPIDTSILNHVLITVHIIFLASFLYWHDKNKKKQLLFYATHDKDTGAPNRYMLQQSLESLVKRNKDHTLLLFRPLVLQTIRLNMGWSYANAHLKKLLNKVSGQLNTYGNAVIAGHDNLHTSIYRLDDSLFAIILLSKFELSQVEQFVCVLSASFEEGIDFGGDLLVDQLEIGVASNPIHATTPDALIQCAMQAMASKPVGTNKWQLFDFGNSIVSQRRIKIASALKVAIEREQLSLYLQPQIHLGSGRVYGSEALLRWHHPELGVVPPSEFIPIAESSGIVFELTEWVIETGLKQQAEIVELLPSHTLSLNISGKDVGRKELTVQLIELVNQYSLAPSQIVLEVTESATVENENTLFDTLADYRSIGLRVAIDDFGTGYSSLAYLSQLGFDKLKIDKRFVMDVESSKTNQTICKATCDMAHSLGSVVVAEGIESEGSYRQLQSYHCDIGQGYFISRPLPFEQYKLWLQRMIDVEDVIHYLTS comes from the coding sequence ATGTGGTTGTATATAAAAAAGTTATTCTTATTTTTTTGGCTTATTGTTATTGGGCAATATGCACTTGCCTCTCCAAGTAGCAGTGTCGAACAATTTACTGACACATCAAACCAATTAACAGTTGACACAGTAATAGATCGTAATCTCAGCTTTGAATCGGCTCATGATGGCGTCAAGTTTGTTAAAGGGGAAACACTCTGGGTAAAAGTGACTAATCCAGTCCCTGTGAACGACCAGTTGGTCGTTATTACAAGCTCAATAGAAGGAACTTTGAAATTATATCAAGTTTTTGACGGCAAAGTAGAAACTTACAAGCTGGTATCACCAGAATTGGCTCACCTTGCTCCTAACGCACATATTCTTCCTTCAGTAGCTTTGTCCGAAGATCATCGAGTTTATGATGTATATATTCAAATTCAAGCTAAGTATAGTGGCATGCTTTCTTTGTCAGTCATGCCAAAAGAAGACTACAGGAAAATATTAAATACACGGTTGTTTGTAGTAGGGATGAGCAGTGGAATTCATTATTTTATAACTCTGTTTGTTTTTCTAATGGCTGTGAGCCAATCTCGCAAAGGGCTTGCTGTTTTAACTGCTTATTTTTTGTGTATTAGCATCCAAAGTGGCGTGTACAGCGGGGCAAACAACTTGGTTTTTCCAAATGAAATCGCAAGTTATTTTGCACTCTACCAAAGTCAAATATATTTATTATCGCTCATTTTTGCGGTGTTATTTCTCAATTACTTTATGGTGGTCAAGCGCACAGAATCTAAATTTCCCCAGCTGGTTAGCTTATCTGTTTGGGGTCTTGGTGCCCTAACTATACTAGTTGCTCCATTAAATGCTCAGCATTCATTAGTATTTCATCTACTAGGTAGCATAGTTTGTTGCGTGGTTTATTTTGTGGTTTTGGCCAGTCAATTTAAGCAACACAGAAGTGAAGTGTTGGCAATAGTGATAACCTGGCTACCTGTTTTTGCGTTTAAAGTATATGTATTTGTTAATCAATTCGGCTTTTACTTACCTATAGATACATCAATATTAAATCATGTACTTATTACTGTGCATATTATTTTTCTGGCTTCTTTTTTGTATTGGCATGATAAAAATAAGAAAAAGCAACTTCTTTTTTATGCAACACATGATAAAGACACTGGTGCACCGAATCGTTATATGTTGCAGCAGAGTCTAGAATCTTTGGTGAAAAGGAATAAAGACCATACTTTGTTACTTTTCAGGCCTTTAGTGTTGCAAACGATTAGGTTAAACATGGGATGGAGCTATGCGAATGCACATTTAAAAAAACTACTTAATAAAGTCAGTGGCCAGCTAAATACTTATGGCAATGCAGTTATTGCAGGTCATGATAATTTACATACATCAATATATCGCCTCGATGACTCTCTATTTGCAATTATTTTGTTGAGTAAATTTGAATTAAGTCAAGTAGAACAATTTGTATGTGTTTTGTCAGCGAGTTTTGAAGAAGGCATAGATTTTGGCGGCGACTTGCTAGTTGACCAATTAGAAATTGGTGTAGCAAGTAACCCGATCCATGCAACAACCCCAGACGCTTTGATTCAATGCGCCATGCAAGCTATGGCCTCTAAGCCCGTTGGAACAAATAAGTGGCAATTGTTCGATTTTGGAAATTCAATCGTATCTCAAAGACGTATAAAGATAGCATCAGCCTTAAAGGTGGCTATTGAGCGTGAGCAACTTAGTTTATATTTGCAGCCGCAGATACATTTAGGGTCTGGACGAGTGTATGGTTCAGAAGCATTACTTCGATGGCACCATCCTGAGTTAGGCGTTGTCCCTCCGAGTGAGTTTATACCGATTGCTGAATCTTCAGGCATTGTGTTTGAGTTAACAGAGTGGGTCATAGAAACCGGTTTGAAGCAGCAAGCTGAAATTGTTGAGTTACTGCCTTCTCACACATTATCTCTGAACATCTCAGGAAAAGATGTTGGTCGGAAAGAGTTAACAGTACAATTGATCGAGTTAGTAAATCAATATTCACTAGCCCCATCTCAAATCGTCTTGGAAGTAACAGAGTCTGCAACGGTAGAAAATGAAAATACACTGTTTGATACGTTAGCTGATTATCGCAGTATTGGGCTGCGTGTCGCAATTGATGATTTTGGCACGGGATATTCGTCTTTGGCTTATTTAAGTCAACTCGGGTTTGATAAACTTAAAATTGATAAGCGCTTTGTCATGGACGTTGAAAGTTCGAAAACGAATCAGACGATTTGCAAAGCGACTTGCGATATGGCCCATAGTTTAGGATCAGTTGTAGTCGCAGAAGGAATAGAGAGTGAAGGGAGCTATCGTCAGTTGCAGAGTTACCACTGTGATATTGGCCAAGGCTATTTTATTTCAAGGCCATTACCTTTTGAGCAGTATAAATTATGGCTGCAAAGAATGATTGATGTAGAGGATGTGATTCACTACCTCACTTCTTAA
- a CDS encoding Mrp/NBP35 family ATP-binding protein: protein MFGIKKFFSKEDPAETEIVTRLNSYRSAIFPMGVLSEWILSITKDKSHYKVVIELPFAAQSQNKQLEQYLVTQRIKDVRVLIQTNIPDSYKFKKIKHIILVASGKGGVGKSTTAVNLALALRGEGAKVGLLDADIYGPSIPSLLGLVGEQPSAKDDKTLNPMKKYGLNTMSIGYLVPAENATVWRGPMASQALNQLLNETDWGELDYLIVDMPPGTGDIQLTMTQKLPASGAVIITTPQDLALADAQKGIAMFSQVNLPIIGLIENMSYFNCQHCGEKNSLFGSDGGSELAARHGVPLLAEIPLDLDIRIGSEKGDNIIERGDGIAEHYIYSAQLIASMLQLQSSQSAGVEIIFTDD, encoded by the coding sequence ATGTTTGGCATCAAGAAGTTTTTTAGTAAAGAAGATCCTGCTGAAACGGAGATTGTGACGCGATTAAATAGTTATCGCAGTGCTATTTTTCCAATGGGAGTCTTAAGCGAGTGGATATTATCAATTACAAAGGATAAATCTCATTACAAGGTTGTAATTGAACTACCATTTGCAGCCCAATCCCAGAACAAACAACTTGAGCAATATCTGGTAACTCAGAGGATAAAAGATGTCCGTGTTTTGATTCAAACAAACATACCTGATTCGTATAAATTTAAGAAAATTAAGCACATTATTCTCGTTGCTTCAGGAAAAGGTGGAGTCGGAAAGTCTACTACAGCGGTGAACTTAGCATTAGCATTGCGTGGCGAAGGCGCTAAGGTTGGCTTACTGGATGCTGATATTTATGGGCCCTCTATTCCTTCTTTATTGGGTTTGGTGGGCGAGCAGCCTTCCGCAAAAGATGACAAGACACTCAACCCAATGAAAAAGTACGGGTTAAACACAATGTCTATTGGTTATCTTGTGCCAGCGGAGAATGCAACTGTTTGGCGTGGGCCTATGGCTTCGCAGGCGCTCAATCAGCTGCTAAACGAGACTGATTGGGGAGAGCTAGATTATCTCATTGTCGATATGCCGCCGGGCACAGGTGATATTCAACTCACGATGACACAAAAGCTGCCAGCCAGTGGCGCCGTAATTATAACGACGCCCCAAGACTTGGCACTGGCTGATGCGCAAAAGGGAATTGCTATGTTTTCACAGGTGAACTTACCAATTATAGGTTTGATTGAGAACATGAGTTATTTTAATTGCCAACACTGTGGCGAGAAAAACTCGCTGTTTGGTAGCGATGGGGGCAGTGAATTAGCTGCGCGTCATGGTGTGCCCTTGTTGGCTGAAATTCCCTTAGATCTTGATATTAGAATAGGGTCTGAGAAAGGTGATAACATCATTGAGCGAGGCGATGGTATTGCTGAACATTATATATATAGCGCGCAATTGATCGCCAGCATGCTTCAGCTTCAATCATCTCAATCTGCTGGAGTTGAAATTATATTTACAGATGACTAG
- the metG gene encoding methionine--tRNA ligase — protein sequence MTKRKILITSALPYANGPTHLGHLLEYIQTDVWARFQKMRGHEAYYVCADDAHGTPIMLNAQKQGLTPEEMVKNVSIERQRDFADFNIVFDNYHSTHSDENKALSELIYTRLNDKGHIKKRTISQLFDPEKNIFLPDRFVTGTCPTCDAVDQNGDSCDACGATYSPTELKDPRSAMSGATPVLKDSEHFFFDLPAFEGMLKEWLHSGSLQAEMANKLEEWFAEGLQQWDISRDAPYFGFEIPGAPGKYFYVWLDAPIGYMASFKNLCDKSGIDFDAFWGKDSDAELYHFIGKDIIYFHSLFWPAMLEGAEFRKPTNVFAHGFVTVNGAKMSKSKGTFIKARTYLEHLDPEYLRYYYAAKLNSGITDLDLNLEDFAQRVNSDLVGKVVNIASRCAGFITKKFAGKLSDEIMDKALLAEFSAAADIIATHYENREYSRAIREIMTLADKANQFIDAEAPWVLIKDEATQERAHQVCSLGLNMFKVILTYLKPVLPGMSANVEQFLATELTWETVSQPLIGHEINKFKALMQRVDLDKVNAMVDASKESLEPAKPALDPNSPLAKEPIADEIEFNDFAKVDLRVAKIAKAEHVEGAEKLLKLTLDLGGETRQVFAGIKSAYAPEDIEGKLTVMVANLKPRKMRFGLSEGMVLAAGPGGKEIYILNPDDGSEPGMRVM from the coding sequence ATGACAAAGAGAAAAATTCTCATTACAAGTGCATTACCATATGCAAATGGCCCAACACATTTAGGGCACCTACTTGAATACATTCAGACTGATGTTTGGGCTCGCTTCCAAAAAATGCGTGGCCATGAGGCATATTATGTATGCGCAGATGATGCGCATGGTACGCCGATAATGTTAAACGCACAAAAACAAGGCCTTACGCCTGAAGAAATGGTCAAAAATGTAAGTATCGAAAGACAACGTGACTTTGCTGACTTCAATATTGTATTTGACAACTATCACAGTACACATAGCGACGAGAATAAAGCGCTCAGTGAGCTTATCTATACTCGCTTAAATGACAAAGGTCACATCAAAAAGCGTACTATCTCGCAACTGTTTGACCCAGAAAAAAATATTTTCTTACCTGACAGATTCGTGACAGGTACGTGCCCGACATGTGATGCTGTTGATCAAAATGGCGACAGTTGTGATGCCTGTGGCGCTACTTACAGTCCAACAGAGCTAAAAGACCCTCGCTCTGCTATGTCTGGCGCGACTCCTGTTTTAAAAGACTCAGAGCATTTTTTCTTCGACCTACCTGCTTTTGAAGGCATGCTTAAAGAATGGCTTCACTCTGGCAGTTTACAGGCTGAAATGGCTAACAAACTAGAAGAGTGGTTTGCTGAAGGCTTACAGCAGTGGGATATTAGCCGTGACGCCCCTTATTTTGGCTTTGAGATCCCAGGTGCCCCTGGTAAATACTTCTATGTATGGTTAGACGCACCAATTGGTTACATGGCTAGTTTTAAAAATCTGTGTGATAAAAGTGGCATCGACTTTGACGCATTCTGGGGTAAAGACTCAGACGCGGAGCTGTACCATTTTATCGGCAAAGATATCATCTATTTCCACAGTCTATTTTGGCCAGCAATGCTTGAAGGTGCTGAGTTTAGGAAGCCGACCAATGTATTCGCCCATGGTTTTGTAACCGTAAATGGCGCGAAGATGTCTAAGTCAAAAGGCACGTTCATTAAAGCTCGTACCTACTTAGAGCATTTGGACCCTGAATACCTTCGTTATTACTATGCAGCCAAGCTTAACAGTGGTATTACCGACCTAGATTTAAACCTTGAAGATTTTGCACAGCGTGTAAATTCAGACCTCGTTGGCAAGGTAGTCAATATTGCTAGCCGCTGTGCAGGCTTTATCACTAAGAAGTTCGCAGGTAAGCTAAGCGATGAAATCATGGATAAAGCGCTTTTGGCAGAGTTCAGCGCAGCTGCTGACATAATTGCAACACATTACGAAAATCGTGAATATAGCCGCGCAATCCGTGAAATCATGACGCTTGCTGATAAAGCAAATCAGTTCATTGATGCTGAAGCACCTTGGGTACTAATCAAAGACGAAGCTACTCAAGAGCGCGCACATCAGGTCTGCTCACTTGGCTTGAATATGTTCAAGGTCATCCTGACTTACTTGAAACCAGTGCTACCTGGCATGAGCGCAAATGTTGAACAGTTCCTTGCAACTGAACTCACATGGGAAACGGTTTCTCAGCCGTTAATTGGCCATGAAATTAATAAATTCAAAGCATTAATGCAGCGTGTAGATTTGGATAAAGTCAATGCAATGGTAGACGCATCTAAAGAAAGCTTAGAACCAGCGAAACCAGCTTTGGATCCGAACAGCCCGCTGGCCAAAGAGCCTATAGCAGACGAAATTGAATTTAATGACTTTGCTAAGGTTGACTTACGTGTTGCTAAAATCGCCAAAGCAGAGCATGTTGAAGGGGCAGAAAAACTGCTTAAGCTGACGTTAGACTTAGGTGGTGAAACTCGTCAAGTATTTGCTGGTATCAAGTCAGCTTATGCGCCAGAAGACATTGAAGGCAAGTTAACTGTTATGGTTGCTAACCTTAAACCTCGTAAAATGCGCTTTGGCTTATCTGAAGGCATGGTTCTAGCTGCGGGCCCTGGTGGTAAAGAGATTTATATCTTGAACCCAGACGACGGTTCGGAGCCAGGTATGCGTGTAATGTAA